In Spirosoma aureum, a single genomic region encodes these proteins:
- a CDS encoding DDE-type integrase/transposase/recombinase → MSGSRVNDGITAAAGRYLLSVIDVYSRKILDWVFQGSIRQMDLINLLRRVNQGYELKGVILRNDNGSQFIAHSVRKFLKNSEVKQEFTHVATPEENSYIDRAAGAGLSQHSRARHH, encoded by the coding sequence ATGTCTGGGTCCAGGGTGAACGACGGAATTACCGCTGCGGCGGGCCGCTATTTGTTAAGCGTCATTGATGTTTACAGCCGCAAAATTCTGGACTGGGTCTTCCAAGGTAGCATTCGTCAAATGGACTTAATCAATCTGCTTCGACGAGTAAATCAGGGCTATGAGTTAAAAGGCGTCATTTTGCGCAATGATAATGGTAGCCAATTCATTGCCCATTCGGTGCGTAAGTTTTTGAAAAACTCGGAGGTTAAACAGGAATTCACTCATGTGGCTACCCCAGAGGAGAATTCCTACATTGACCGGGCAGCCGGCGCTGGCCTTTCACAGCATTCTAGAGCACGACATCATTGA
- a CDS encoding type II toxin-antitoxin system HigB family toxin, with amino-acid sequence MKVHLIRKETIEAYTEKNARSKSSFKVWLTVVKFADWQRPEAIKDTFGAADLLGNGTNRVVFDIGGNNYRMICKYAFGKNQVHLFVCWIGTHAQYDKLCKHNEQYTVNHY; translated from the coding sequence ATGAAGGTTCATCTAATCAGAAAGGAAACGATTGAGGCTTACACCGAAAAGAACGCTCGCAGTAAAAGCTCGTTTAAGGTCTGGCTCACTGTAGTCAAGTTTGCCGATTGGCAGAGGCCTGAGGCTATCAAAGATACATTTGGGGCAGCTGATTTGCTAGGTAATGGGACCAACCGTGTTGTATTTGATATTGGTGGCAATAACTATAGGATGATCTGCAAATACGCCTTTGGTAAGAACCAAGTTCATCTCTTTGTTTGCTGGATTGGAACCCATGCTCAGTATGATAAGCTCTGTAAGCACAACGAACAGTATACCGTAAATCATTATTAA
- a CDS encoding helix-turn-helix domain-containing protein → MEALRYKIIKSEKQYNDYSTALEELVTGSDQGENTQDEIELLTYLIEKWDAEHNSFEDVDPIELLTALMSEKSLKAKDMTQILGVSKSLVSDILHYKKGLSKEIIRTLSSYFSVSQEAFNRPYKLRVPENSHFKNASVMNTRKDLQLA, encoded by the coding sequence ATGGAAGCACTCAGATATAAGATAATCAAATCAGAGAAACAATATAATGACTACTCTACGGCTTTAGAAGAGCTAGTGACTGGAAGCGACCAAGGAGAAAATACGCAGGATGAAATTGAGCTGCTCACTTATCTGATTGAAAAGTGGGATGCCGAACATAACTCATTCGAGGATGTAGATCCCATTGAGCTACTCACAGCCCTGATGAGCGAGAAATCGCTTAAAGCGAAAGATATGACCCAGATTTTGGGCGTGAGTAAAAGTCTTGTTTCAGATATTTTGCATTATAAGAAAGGGTTGTCCAAAGAGATCATTCGGACACTTTCAAGCTACTTTAGCGTTTCTCAAGAAGCGTTCAATCGGCCCTATAAATTAAGGGTGCCCGAAAATAGCCACTTCAAAAATGCTAGTGTTATGAACACCAGAAAAGACCTACAACTGGCTTAG
- a CDS encoding Tex family protein, with amino-acid sequence MPQSPEQRTAARLGLNPRSVAVTIELLTGGATVPFIARYRKEATGQLDELQIGQIKETYQKLLDLDKRRDAVLKSIDEQNKLTDDLRRKIESVDSLTELEDLYLPYKQKRKTRATIAIERGLEPLSNLLLIQRETNLDRVAQRYLTEAVLTVEDALQGARDILAERISEDADARQRIRNLFEREAIIRSVVKKGKDVEGVKYKDYFDFAEPLRRVPSHRLLALRRGETEGFLTVSIGPDEEAALERLERQFLYNQSTTACREQVGLAIRDGYKRLLKPSLETEFDNRSKEKADTEAITIFADNLRQLLLSPPLGQQRVLAIDPGYRTGCKTVCLDAQGNLQTDTVLYLFQSEGQKQQAIQTVQKLIAQYKIDAIAIGNGTAGRETEEFIQTLDLGKPIFMVSEQGASIYSASEVAREEFPDRDVTVRGAVSIGRRLMDPLAELVKIDPKSIGVGQYQHDVDQTDLKNSLDTVVESCVNQVGVSLNTASAYLLRYVSGLGPQLAGNIVAFRAQNGAFTSREQLKKVPRLGPKAFEQCAGFLRIEGGKNPLDNSAVHPERYTVVERMAADVKSTVADLVQKSELRKQIQPERYVTESVGLPTLRDIMAELEKPGRDPREQLSVFEYDTRVRSVDDLHEGMVLNGVVTNITAFGAFVDIGVKQDGLVHVSQMANHYVSDPKTVVKVYQKVKVKVLEVDTTRKRIALSMKI; translated from the coding sequence ATGCCCCAATCACCCGAACAACGTACAGCAGCACGCCTTGGCCTGAATCCCAGATCGGTAGCCGTTACGATTGAACTCCTCACGGGCGGTGCTACCGTTCCGTTTATTGCCCGATACAGAAAAGAAGCCACTGGGCAACTCGATGAATTACAAATCGGACAAATTAAAGAGACATACCAGAAGCTACTCGACCTCGACAAACGCCGGGATGCGGTTCTGAAATCAATTGATGAGCAGAACAAGTTAACCGACGATCTGCGCCGGAAAATTGAATCGGTCGATTCGCTGACAGAACTCGAAGACCTGTATTTGCCTTACAAACAAAAGCGTAAAACCAGAGCAACAATCGCCATAGAGCGCGGTCTTGAGCCACTGTCAAACCTGCTTCTTATTCAGCGGGAAACGAACCTTGATCGAGTTGCCCAACGCTACCTGACCGAGGCTGTCTTAACTGTGGAGGATGCATTGCAAGGCGCCCGCGACATTCTGGCCGAACGAATTAGTGAAGATGCTGATGCCCGTCAGCGTATTCGGAATCTATTTGAGCGGGAAGCAATTATCCGCTCTGTCGTCAAAAAAGGAAAGGATGTTGAAGGCGTAAAGTATAAAGATTATTTCGACTTTGCAGAGCCGCTCCGACGCGTACCATCCCATCGGTTGCTGGCACTACGAAGGGGAGAAACAGAAGGCTTTCTGACGGTTAGCATTGGCCCTGACGAAGAAGCCGCCCTTGAACGGCTTGAACGACAGTTTCTCTATAATCAGTCTACGACTGCCTGCAGGGAACAAGTTGGGTTAGCGATTCGGGATGGCTATAAACGCCTGCTCAAACCCTCGCTCGAAACAGAGTTCGACAACCGCTCAAAAGAAAAAGCGGATACTGAAGCCATCACAATCTTTGCCGATAACCTCCGCCAGCTTCTGCTTAGTCCGCCCTTAGGTCAACAACGTGTACTGGCCATTGACCCCGGCTATCGTACTGGCTGTAAAACCGTTTGTCTCGATGCGCAGGGTAATCTACAGACCGACACCGTGTTGTACCTGTTTCAGTCTGAAGGTCAAAAGCAGCAGGCCATCCAAACGGTTCAGAAACTGATTGCCCAGTATAAAATTGACGCAATCGCCATTGGCAATGGCACTGCCGGACGCGAAACCGAAGAGTTTATTCAGACTCTGGATCTGGGAAAACCGATCTTCATGGTTAGCGAACAGGGGGCCTCCATCTATTCAGCATCGGAAGTAGCCCGAGAAGAATTTCCGGACCGTGATGTCACGGTTCGGGGAGCAGTCAGTATTGGGCGACGTCTGATGGACCCACTAGCCGAGCTGGTCAAAATTGATCCTAAATCAATTGGGGTTGGCCAATATCAGCACGACGTCGACCAGACTGATCTGAAAAACAGCCTGGATACCGTCGTTGAAAGCTGCGTTAATCAGGTTGGTGTATCCCTAAATACGGCCAGTGCTTACCTGTTGCGCTATGTGTCGGGGCTTGGTCCGCAGCTAGCGGGTAATATTGTGGCCTTCCGCGCCCAAAACGGCGCATTCACGTCTCGCGAACAATTAAAAAAAGTACCCCGGCTTGGTCCGAAGGCTTTTGAACAATGCGCCGGTTTTCTACGCATCGAAGGCGGCAAAAATCCACTTGACAACAGTGCTGTTCACCCAGAACGTTATACGGTGGTGGAACGGATGGCAGCCGATGTGAAAAGTACGGTGGCTGATCTGGTGCAAAAATCAGAGCTCCGTAAGCAAATCCAACCCGAGCGATATGTTACGGAGTCAGTTGGTTTGCCTACGCTTCGCGATATTATGGCCGAACTTGAAAAACCCGGACGAGACCCGCGTGAGCAGCTATCCGTATTTGAATATGATACCAGAGTTCGTTCAGTAGACGATCTGCACGAAGGAATGGTACTGAATGGGGTCGTAACCAATATTACTGCATTTGGTGCATTCGTTGACATTGGCGTCAAGCAGGATGGTCTGGTTCACGTTTCGCAGATGGCCAATCATTATGTTTCAGATCCCAAAACAGTCGTTAAAGTCTACCAGAAAGTAAAAGTAAAAGTGCTGGAAGTGGATACGACTCGCAAACGAATTGCGTTATCTATGAAAATTTAA
- a CDS encoding helix-turn-helix domain-containing protein: protein MQQPTTYADYQQLMAQIETLLQKVTAGGGFAVLNSDEATKLAQLSEWAEAYEDSIPLMPIKVPQSIPEMIEFKMYEKKMKQREMAQLLEVPETRLSEILRGKRRVNLAMAKTLRTKLKIDADFILEYA, encoded by the coding sequence ATGCAACAGCCAACCACCTACGCCGACTATCAGCAACTAATGGCTCAGATTGAAACCCTCCTTCAAAAAGTGACAGCGGGCGGGGGCTTTGCGGTGTTGAACTCCGACGAAGCGACAAAACTGGCCCAACTCTCAGAGTGGGCTGAAGCTTATGAAGATAGCATTCCGCTGATGCCGATCAAGGTCCCTCAATCTATTCCAGAAATGATTGAGTTCAAGATGTACGAAAAGAAGATGAAACAACGCGAGATGGCTCAGCTGTTAGAAGTACCCGAAACCCGTTTATCGGAAATCCTGCGGGGTAAGCGCCGGGTTAACTTAGCTATGGCCAAGACCTTACGCACCAAATTGAAGATCGATGCTGACTTTATTTTGGAATACGCCTAA
- a CDS encoding C40 family peptidase — protein MQQCCSRGLWRSVLLSTCLLSVLTSCEVLRSSGSTHSVSRRPSSSNSVARRTSTGKVPARPPSVPAKSTGKVVDSRTYENRYVPEVVKIARTYTGTPYRSGGNTSDGIDCSGLVYAVFNTVGLKMPRISWQQSEVGREVEVNDILPGDLIFFVPDKGQAGYVSHTGIVTEVNGDNNIRFIHASSSRGVREDNLYTDYFKGRFVKALRPF, from the coding sequence ATGCAACAATGCTGCTCACGGGGCTTATGGCGCTCCGTTCTGCTAAGCACTTGCCTGCTTTCTGTGTTAACCTCCTGTGAGGTTCTTCGATCTTCCGGGTCAACCCATTCGGTCAGTCGTCGCCCATCTTCGTCAAACTCGGTAGCTCGCCGAACGTCAACGGGTAAGGTACCCGCCCGGCCCCCTTCAGTACCGGCCAAGTCGACGGGTAAAGTTGTCGATAGCCGAACGTACGAAAATCGGTATGTACCGGAAGTCGTTAAAATTGCCCGGACTTATACCGGAACGCCCTACCGCTCAGGAGGCAATACGTCGGATGGAATTGACTGTTCTGGCCTGGTCTATGCCGTTTTTAATACGGTAGGCCTGAAAATGCCCCGCATTTCATGGCAGCAATCAGAAGTGGGTCGGGAAGTGGAGGTAAATGATATTCTGCCGGGTGATCTGATTTTCTTTGTACCCGACAAAGGCCAGGCTGGCTATGTCTCTCACACCGGCATTGTCACCGAAGTAAATGGCGACAATAATATTCGTTTCATTCATGCATCCTCTTCGCGTGGTGTTCGAGAAGACAATCTGTATACGGATTACTTCAAGGGCAGGTTTGTCAAAGCACTAAGGCCTTTTTAA
- a CDS encoding type II toxin-antitoxin system HigB family toxin gives MVIITKTILNEFGLQHTGAAAALNEWYAIVKAADWKSLADVKQTFNSVDYVGNDHYVFNIKGNHYRLIAMIFFDKRTLFIRFVGTHAQYDKIPDCSTI, from the coding sequence ATGGTCATTATCACCAAAACCATTCTCAACGAGTTTGGCCTTCAACATACCGGCGCGGCTGCGGCTCTCAATGAATGGTACGCAATCGTCAAGGCCGCTGATTGGAAATCGCTGGCGGATGTGAAGCAAACCTTCAACTCCGTCGATTACGTGGGCAACGACCACTATGTCTTCAACATTAAGGGAAATCATTACCGATTAATAGCGATGATTTTCTTTGATAAACGAACTCTATTTATTCGTTTTGTGGGCACCCATGCCCAGTATGATAAAATACCTGACTGCTCAACTATTTAA
- a CDS encoding DUF4082 domain-containing protein — protein sequence MTNLWVYGLLLIASLTSCTKKEAVKPAENPITTLLSEQAQTLKLVVSRSNSFRESGVVFSSAVAGTLTQVGSKLPDAGIYVVTVWDFDSGQLLRQKTVEQEIDDKLTLLDVDLLPLTINKKYVISVNNRSGQRSQGAYTQAFKASGGDVLPTTKGSLTLHASRSGSGSTVSFPSSSVSQFSLLTGFADFTFIAD from the coding sequence ATGACAAATCTATGGGTGTATGGGCTGCTGCTGATAGCAAGCCTGACAAGTTGTACTAAGAAGGAGGCTGTCAAACCCGCCGAGAACCCAATCACTACCCTGCTAAGTGAGCAGGCCCAGACGTTGAAACTCGTGGTGTCTCGGAGTAATTCGTTCCGGGAGTCGGGTGTGGTCTTTAGCAGTGCCGTTGCGGGTACACTCACCCAAGTGGGTAGCAAACTGCCGGACGCGGGTATATACGTTGTCACGGTATGGGACTTTGATAGTGGACAGCTCTTACGACAAAAAACGGTGGAGCAGGAAATCGACGACAAACTTACGCTGCTTGATGTTGACCTGTTACCGTTGACGATCAACAAGAAATATGTAATCAGTGTCAATAACCGATCGGGCCAGCGCAGCCAAGGGGCCTACACTCAAGCCTTTAAAGCCAGCGGGGGCGATGTGTTGCCCACCACCAAAGGTAGCCTCACGCTGCATGCTAGCCGCTCGGGCAGTGGCAGCACGGTTAGCTTTCCAAGCTCCTCCGTCAGTCAGTTCAGCTTACTGACTGGCTTTGCCGACTTTACATTTATCGCCGACTAA
- a CDS encoding transposase, translating into MRDGHAETCRKYNLSPSLLRKWRLKYLSKGREGLKDSYPRVDPQLRALEEENERLNGTAHAANCSKTGFRIGTAVADHSRASC; encoded by the coding sequence ATTCGTGACGGCCATGCCGAGACCTGTCGCAAGTACAATTTATCCCCTTCATTGCTGCGCAAGTGGCGATTGAAGTACTTAAGCAAAGGCAGAGAGGGCCTGAAAGATTCCTATCCACGCGTTGACCCTCAACTGCGAGCACTCGAAGAGGAGAATGAACGTCTGAATGGGACCGCCCATGCGGCGAATTGTAGCAAAACAGGCTTTAGAATTGGAACCGCGGTGGCGGACCACTCAAGAGCGAGCTGCTAA
- a CDS encoding transposase, whose amino-acid sequence MEDHIRDLLSRFQYSEQLRETAVFRILFGGEEVSQVMEDLGIHSGYTIRSWVQLYRQKMKTGLLTLPAMKQAQKRDMAALKQRNEELEQTLQQANLLILALNTMIETAEKELNVPIRKKSGRIGGPNQTVLILRENEIAKVSVGSLCRLFGVSRQAFHARKQRSQRSVSHAMLILDLVTALRRDVPGLGTRKLHLLLAEPLAKSGIKLGRDKLHKILYNHAMVIRQGRQVPQTTDSNHRL is encoded by the coding sequence ATGGAAGACCACATTCGAGACCTGCTGAGTCGCTTTCAGTACAGCGAACAACTCCGGGAGACGGCCGTGTTTCGCATCCTCTTTGGCGGTGAAGAAGTTAGCCAGGTGATGGAAGATTTAGGCATTCACAGTGGCTATACGATTCGTAGTTGGGTGCAACTTTATCGTCAGAAGATGAAGACGGGCCTGTTAACTTTACCCGCCATGAAGCAAGCACAAAAACGCGACATGGCAGCTCTCAAACAGCGCAACGAGGAGCTGGAACAGACTCTGCAGCAGGCTAATCTGTTGATCCTGGCTCTTAACACGATGATTGAGACCGCTGAAAAAGAACTAAATGTGCCGATCAGAAAAAAGTCTGGCCGCATCGGCGGTCCGAACCAAACGGTCTTAATCCTTCGTGAGAACGAGATAGCAAAGGTGAGTGTCGGAAGCCTTTGCCGACTGTTTGGTGTGAGCCGACAAGCTTTTCATGCCAGAAAACAACGCTCCCAGAGATCAGTGAGCCATGCGATGTTAATACTGGACTTGGTGACAGCGCTCAGGCGAGATGTGCCTGGCTTGGGAACCCGGAAATTACATCTTCTGCTGGCAGAACCCTTAGCCAAAAGTGGCATCAAATTAGGACGTGACAAGTTGCATAAAATCTTGTACAATCATGCAATGGTTATCCGTCAGGGTCGACAGGTACCCCAGACAACTGATTCTAATCACCGTTTATAA
- a CDS encoding TetR/AcrR family transcriptional regulator, with protein MSIQKLVESLNISTKTVYRYYRNKEELLEAVLYRYHGEQYQLLENLPAGENAACLFFTIWQTAIDKEYQINKVFYEDLHYYYPELEQSVNAVIGPKFEQYFLSVIHQAMDEGAFRADILPPVALQSVLVIHQAVVRGGAFNRFGLSAQALMIHTIGQYIRSLCTPSGLKALDEHIQTLLATPVAVTQ; from the coding sequence ATGTCCATTCAAAAACTCGTTGAGTCGCTAAACATCTCCACGAAAACGGTTTACAGGTATTATAGAAATAAAGAAGAACTCTTGGAAGCGGTTCTGTATCGCTACCACGGCGAGCAGTATCAATTGCTGGAAAACCTCCCGGCTGGGGAAAACGCGGCTTGTCTCTTTTTCACGATCTGGCAAACGGCCATTGACAAAGAGTACCAGATTAATAAAGTCTTCTACGAAGATCTGCACTATTACTACCCCGAGCTGGAACAGAGCGTAAATGCCGTAATTGGGCCAAAATTTGAGCAGTACTTTCTCTCCGTCATTCACCAGGCCATGGACGAGGGGGCCTTTCGAGCCGATATTCTTCCCCCGGTTGCTTTACAAAGTGTGCTGGTGATTCACCAGGCTGTCGTTCGGGGCGGGGCGTTTAATCGGTTTGGTTTATCGGCCCAGGCCTTAATGATCCATACGATCGGCCAGTACATCCGAAGTCTCTGTACGCCCAGCGGACTTAAAGCCCTTGATGAGCATATACAAACGTTACTGGCAACGCCCGTCGCGGTAACCCAGTAA
- a CDS encoding integrase core domain-containing protein, which produces MWLPQRRIPTLTGQPALAFHSILEHDIIDRNEFASYYEAKEMLTRYFFHYNQHRLHRSIGFITPQQKWEEATVIYDTTAAAAAFSENLSN; this is translated from the coding sequence ATGTGGCTACCCCAGAGGAGAATTCCTACATTGACCGGGCAGCCGGCGCTGGCCTTTCACAGCATTCTAGAGCACGACATCATTGATCGCAATGAATTTGCCAGCTATTATGAAGCGAAAGAAATGTTGACGCGTTATTTTTTTCATTACAATCAGCATCGGCTTCACCGTTCCATTGGCTTCATTACACCCCAGCAAAAATGGGAGGAGGCAACGGTGATTTATGACACAACCGCAGCGGCGGCCGCCTTTTCAGAAAATCTGTCCAACTAA
- a CDS encoding GIY-YIG nuclease family protein: MHTVYIIYSPSTDQYFIGQTKDLKITLWQHNAKTNPATADGKPWEVKFTRPFDTRNEALSLEMKLKKKDRAFWEELIGNPLPTI; encoded by the coding sequence ATGCATACTGTTTATATTATTTACAGCCCCTCGACCGATCAATATTTTATTGGTCAGACTAAAGATCTGAAAATCACGCTGTGGCAGCATAATGCTAAAACAAACCCGGCTACGGCTGATGGTAAACCGTGGGAAGTGAAATTTACGCGGCCGTTTGACACGCGAAATGAAGCACTGAGTTTAGAAATGAAACTGAAAAAAAAGGATCGGGCTTTCTGGGAGGAGCTAATTGGCAATCCACTACCTACGATCTAA
- a CDS encoding integrase core domain-containing protein, which translates to MTYLYIGLGFGYLSLITDAYSKLIVGYCLHPFLTAEGSLKALDMALSTHLEREEELIHHSDRGSQYCSFDYVRKLKGANILISMTQQGDPYENAIAERVNGILKTDFRLNRVFVTFGEAEKAVEKSIYNYNHLRPHMSCGYLTPVMAHQSEHPLKKHWKPKVYKRSKVVRDQGQFG; encoded by the coding sequence ATTACGTACTTGTATATTGGGTTGGGCTTTGGCTATCTATCGTTAATAACGGACGCTTATTCAAAGCTGATTGTAGGTTATTGTCTTCATCCATTCTTGACGGCGGAAGGCAGTCTAAAGGCCCTAGATATGGCTCTATCAACCCATTTGGAAAGGGAAGAAGAACTGATCCATCATTCCGATCGAGGCAGCCAATATTGTAGTTTTGACTACGTTCGCAAGTTGAAAGGGGCGAATATTTTGATTAGTATGACTCAGCAAGGCGACCCTTATGAAAACGCTATCGCTGAACGGGTGAATGGAATATTAAAGACGGATTTCCGCCTGAACCGAGTGTTCGTTACTTTCGGGGAGGCTGAGAAGGCGGTTGAAAAAAGTATTTATAATTACAACCATCTGCGTCCCCACATGAGCTGTGGATACCTGACTCCAGTGATGGCTCATCAGAGCGAGCACCCGCTGAAAAAGCACTGGAAGCCCAAGGTATATAAACGGTCTAAGGTTGTCCGAGACCAAGGCCAATTTGGGTAA
- a CDS encoding IS3 family transposase yields MKQFEARANRTLLCQWLDLPRSVYYYQPQFGRPGARPSQLTMKLDGSWVDNQQVVTSIRHLLDIEFNALGYEYITYELKKEYFINKKKVYRLMQEHNLLLGKMIYPTMGKREFVKFKRIEATKPLEYLCWDIKYVWVQGERRNYRCGGPLFVKRH; encoded by the coding sequence ATGAAACAGTTTGAAGCCCGCGCCAATCGCACCCTGCTATGTCAGTGGCTTGACCTGCCTCGCAGTGTGTATTATTACCAACCCCAATTCGGCAGACCTGGAGCCCGGCCTAGCCAATTGACCATGAAGCTGGACGGATCGTGGGTTGATAATCAACAGGTAGTCACGAGTATCCGACACTTACTGGATATTGAATTCAATGCACTTGGCTATGAATACATTACCTATGAGTTGAAAAAGGAGTACTTCATCAATAAGAAAAAAGTGTATCGGCTCATGCAGGAGCATAACTTACTCTTAGGCAAGATGATCTATCCGACGATGGGTAAACGCGAGTTCGTTAAATTCAAACGTATCGAAGCGACCAAACCCTTGGAATACCTATGCTGGGATATCAAATATGTCTGGGTCCAGGGTGAACGACGGAATTACCGCTGCGGCGGGCCGCTATTTGTTAAGCGTCATTGA
- a CDS encoding PKD domain-containing protein, which produces MKAVYLLNYLKRFILLVCLMGLLVSCKNGSPEDIIQPPTASFTVTNDGCTAPCAPTFTSTSQNATSFVWEIDGSQVSTDASFSRQFTTAGTYAIKLTATNKAGSNSSQKTITVNKPGTPVADFGFTGGDCMAPCEVSFTHKATGTITSYLWDFGDKTPTSTEVNPKHTYQQGGTFTVTLTVSGPGGSSQPKTQLVTIKTGMTTGIPTIVWDKTFGGNADDYLSSMLATSDGGFLLGGSSDSDKEGNKSDPYRGSSDMWVVKIDRNGTKVWDKTFGGTGADNISSMLATSDGGFLLGGSSSSGQTGNKSDPNQFGAEDYWVVKIDGSGNKLWDKTFGSRSSDKLSAMVATSDGGFLLGGTTGQFQDGNKAAPTKGGFFDYWVVKIDRNGTKVWDKTFGGNADDYLSSMLATSDGGFLLGGSSPSDQTGDKSEPSIGMGARDYWVVKIDGSGNKVWDKTFGGNRHDNIYSMVATSDGGFLLGGLSESGQTGNKSDPNQFGAEDYWVVKIDGNGTKVWDKTFGGSGGELIYSMVATSDGGFLLGGPSNSDKDGNKSDPKQGDTDYWVVKIDRSGNKLWDKTFGGRSSDYLFSMLATSDSGYLLGVILTQAAMGISPLMPLEVKITGLLKSTSETESAFLSIIDWIYCARLLLQQKRETQSVSLFCCKSGDFSETDHLIPKSAD; this is translated from the coding sequence ATGAAAGCTGTTTACCTGCTCAACTATCTGAAGCGATTTATCCTACTGGTCTGCTTAATGGGGCTGCTCGTGAGTTGCAAAAACGGCTCACCCGAAGACATCATCCAACCTCCTACGGCTTCCTTCACCGTAACCAATGATGGCTGCACAGCACCCTGCGCACCGACCTTCACCAGTACCTCTCAGAACGCCACCTCCTTTGTTTGGGAAATCGACGGCAGCCAGGTATCGACCGATGCCAGTTTCTCCCGGCAGTTTACGACGGCAGGCACCTATGCCATCAAACTCACAGCAACCAACAAAGCTGGCAGCAACAGTAGCCAGAAGACCATAACTGTCAATAAGCCGGGGACTCCGGTGGCTGATTTTGGGTTTACCGGGGGCGACTGTATGGCCCCTTGCGAGGTCAGTTTTACCCATAAAGCCACCGGAACTATTACTAGCTATCTGTGGGACTTTGGTGATAAAACCCCCACTTCAACCGAAGTGAACCCCAAACATACCTATCAGCAGGGAGGTACCTTCACCGTTACGTTGACGGTGAGTGGCCCTGGTGGTAGTAGCCAGCCTAAAACCCAGTTAGTAACCATCAAAACTGGTATGACAACAGGTATACCTACCATCGTCTGGGATAAAACCTTTGGCGGCAATGCTGATGATTATTTATCTTCTATGCTTGCCACCTCGGATGGCGGTTTTCTGCTGGGGGGCTCTTCTGACTCCGATAAGGAAGGGAATAAGTCCGATCCCTATCGAGGTAGTAGTGATATGTGGGTGGTGAAGATCGATAGGAATGGAACCAAAGTGTGGGACAAAACTTTTGGCGGCACAGGTGCTGATAATATATCCTCTATGCTTGCCACCTCGGATGGCGGTTTTCTACTGGGGGGTTCTTCTTCCTCCGGTCAGACTGGAAATAAGTCTGATCCAAACCAATTTGGAGCAGAGGATTACTGGGTAGTGAAAATCGATGGGAGTGGTAACAAGCTGTGGGATAAAACCTTTGGTAGCAGAAGTTCTGATAAATTATCCGCTATGGTAGCCACCTCAGATGGCGGTTTTCTGCTGGGGGGCACTACTGGCCAATTTCAGGATGGCAATAAGGCTGCTCCCACCAAAGGAGGCTTTTTTGATTACTGGGTGGTGAAGATCGATAGAAATGGAACCAAAGTGTGGGACAAAACTTTTGGCGGCAATGCTGATGATTATTTATCTTCTATGCTTGCTACCTCGGATGGTGGTTTTCTGCTAGGAGGCTCTTCTCCCTCCGATCAGACTGGCGACAAGTCCGAGCCCTCAATTGGAATGGGTGCTCGTGATTACTGGGTGGTGAAGATCGATGGGAGTGGCAACAAAGTGTGGGATAAAACCTTTGGTGGCAATAGACATGATAATATATACTCTATGGTAGCCACCTCGGATGGTGGCTTTCTACTGGGAGGCCTTTCAGAATCCGGTCAGACTGGAAATAAGTCCGATCCAAACCAATTTGGAGCAGAGGATTACTGGGTAGTGAAAATCGATGGAAATGGAACCAAAGTGTGGGATAAAACTTTTGGCGGCAGTGGGGGTGAATTAATTTACTCTATGGTAGCCACCTCGGATGGCGGTTTTCTGTTGGGAGGGCCTTCTAACTCCGATAAGGATGGTAATAAGTCTGATCCCAAGCAAGGAGATACTGATTACTGGGTTGTGAAGATCGATAGGAGCGGCAACAAATTGTGGGATAAAACCTTTGGCGGCAGAAGTAGTGATTATCTATTCTCTATGCTTGCCACCTCAGATAGCGGTTATCTGCTAGGGGTTATTCTGACTCAGGCAGCAATGGGAATAAGTCCGCTTATGCCATTGGAGGTAAAGATTACTGGGTTGTTAAAATCAACTAGCGAAACAGAATCAGCATTCCTATCTATAATCGATTGGATTTATTGTGCCCGATTGCTTTTACAACAAAAAAGGGAGACTCAATCAGTCTCCCTTTTTTGTTGTAAAAGTGGAGATTTCAGTGAAACTGACCACCTGATTCCGAAGTCGGCTGACTAG